Proteins encoded together in one Lagopus muta isolate bLagMut1 chromosome 3, bLagMut1 primary, whole genome shotgun sequence window:
- the GEM gene encoding GTP-binding protein GEM: MTLNNVTMRRTHHSSLQQQQQRWSIPADGKNLLVQKDSNEYNAQKRYTISPDEYYRRSWSSESSDSVISSESCSNCYRVVLIGEQGVGKSSLANIFAGVHDSIDSDCEVLGEDTYERTLMVDGESATIVLLDMWDNKREGEWIRDHCMKVGDAYLIVYSITDRASFEKASELRIQLRRARQREDIPIILVGNKSDLVRCREVSVAEGRACAVVFDCKFIETSAAVQHNVKELFEGIVRQVRLRRDSKEKNEKRLAYQKRRESIPKKARRFWGKIVAKNNKNMAFKLKSKSCHDLSVL, translated from the exons ATGACCCTCAACAACGTTACCATGCGTCGCACCCaccacagcagcctgcagcagcaacagcagcgaTGGAGCATCCCTGCTGATGGGAAGAACCTGCTGGTCCAGAAGGACTCCAATGAGTACAACGCGCAGAAGCGATACACCATCAGCCCTGATGAATACTACAGAAGAAGCTGGTCCTCGGAGTCATCTGACTCTGTCATCTCCTCTGAGTCCTGCAGCAACTGCTACAGAGTGGTGCTGATAGGGGAGCAAGGTGTGGGCAAGTCGTCGTTGGCCAACATCTTTGCAGGGGTACACGACAGCATTGACAGTGACTGCGAGGTGCTGGGAG aagacACATATGAAAGAACCCTGATGGTGGATGGGGAGAGTGCAACAATTGTACTGCTCGACATGTGGGATAACAAG CGTGAAGGAGAATGGATTCGAGACCACTGCATGAAAGTGGGAGATGCCTACTTGATTGTCTACTCCATCACAGACCGAGCAAGCTTTGAAAAAGCTTCTGAACTCAGAATACAGCTCCGCAGGGCTCGGCAGAGAGAAGATATTCCCATTATTTTGGTTGGCAACAAAAGTGACCTTGTCAGGTGCCGCGAAGTTTCAGTAGCAG AGGGCCGAGCGTGCGCTGTTGTGTTTGACTGCAAGTTTATCGAGACCTCGGCAGCCGTGCAGCACAACGTGAAAGAGCTCTTTGAAGGCATCGTGAGGCAAGTGAGGCTCAGGAGGGACAGCAAGGAAAAGAACGAGAAGCGGCTGGCTTACCAGAAACGGAGGGAGAGCATCCCGAAAAAAGCCAGGCGGTTTTGGGGCAAAATAGTTGCCAAGAACAACAAGAACATGGCCTTCAAACTCAAGTCCAAGTCTTGTCATGACCTATCGGTACTTTAA